Genomic DNA from Caloenas nicobarica isolate bCalNic1 chromosome 18, bCalNic1.hap1, whole genome shotgun sequence:
CCAGCACAACCCAGCCCCGCATGGTGGTGCTGACCTCCTCCATGGAGCAGACAACCCTCCGGCTGAGCCACTGGTAGCACAGCAGGCCAAGGACCACCGTCTTCAGAATGAggttcctggggagcaggagcagggccaggagcccCTGagtgctggggatggaggggctGAGCCCCACCTGTGGGGTGCCCAGCCCCAAAGCCTCCCCCGGGAtggtggggctgcaggacactCCCTCCCTGGGCAGCGCACCTGCAGATCGCCACGTAGAcctgcactgcaggggagtCCTGCCGCTCCCACAGCGCCAGCAGCGTGTACAGGTGGGGCAGCAGCGTGTTGAGGAGGGACACAGCGAGGGGCAGGACCAGCAGGACGGcttcctgctgcagccagctgccGCCCTGCACACGGAGCTCCTGCTGAACCTGGGCAGTGGGTACTGGGGTGAGCGTGTGGCCGCCACAGCCCAGCACCTATGGGGAGGGCAGCAAACACCAGCACCGGGAGGGGGGCTGCAACGGGGCTGTATGGGGGGCTGCCCCTGCTTCCCAGGGCTGCTCTTTCTGCCCTCCCCAGCGCCCCTGCGCCGGACCCCCAACACCGGGGCAGGAGCTCCCTGGCGCGCAGCACCACTCACCGTGTGCATGTGCTGCGAGAAGTGGTGCACAGCCAGCACGCAGCCCAGCACCGTGCCCAGCGAGAGGGcccaggccagcagcagcacagcgcAGTGCCCCAGGCACTGGCAGAGGCTGCGGGAACGCGAGCGGGAGCGCTGCtccgccagcagctcctgcaagaGAGCGGTGCTCCCGCTGCCCAACATGCTCCAGGTCCGGAGCTGGAGTGAGGGTTtgtcctgcagcactgaggCAGGACCCAGGGGGATGAAGGGCAAAGTGCTGGTGCAGGGTTGGAGTCGGGGGTatttgcagctgcagagcccccctgtgcagcagggagggaggtgctgagccctggggtCTGGGCTGGCTCCTGCAAATGCCTTCAGCTGCCCGCTGCAGGGCACAGGGCGTGTGGGGGCAactccagcccagctgctcaCCTTCAGCTGGGTGCAGATGTTCTCACACTGCAGGCTCACCGAGCGCCTCTGGATCACCTTGAAGTCCCAGGCACAGAAGACTTTGACAGCCAGGTCcgctgcagagctgcccacgcgATAGCTCTCCCCGAAGGAGTGGGACACACTGCAGCAAGGGGGAGGGTGTCAGGGCATTGGGAAGGGGGAGGCTGGCAGTGCCAAAGGTGATGCTGACCCACCTGTACACCAGCAGGACGCAGGTGACAAGGAAGGAGACCCCAACGCTGAAGATGTAGGCCAGTGGTATGTTGTATGGCAGTGGGGGGGCTGCAACGGGGCACGTGCTGCTGTTGAGGCTGGAGGCACAGGCGTCATTGAGGGTGACGTTGCTGTAGTAGCCATAGTACAGCAGCGAGTGAGTGAAGTAGCCCTGTGGGGAAGTGCACAACGAGGATCACGGTGATCACAGTGGTGCCTGCggctccctgcccagcctggcacAGCCATGCCGCTTgtggggacacagccctgggctggggcagcaccaGGAACCCGCTGCTGCACTCACAGCACTGGTGATCCCAGGGCCCCAGCTATGCGAGGGCAAGGATGGGGACATCACCatggcagggatgcagggcagggatggggacatcaccacggcagggatgcagggcagggatggggacatcaccacggcagggatgcagggcagAGACTGGGGCATCCCCGTGGCAgagatgcagggatggagcagctcccagcccggGGATGCGCTGGCTCTGGCGGTGCTCACCGCTCCTGTGAGGAGCTCGAGGCCGGTGAAGGGCGGGGGGCTGGCTGAGGCAGGGGGATATGCAGCCTGCAGGGCTATCACGAAGACCAGGAGGATGAGGAATGAGAAGATGTTGAACATAAGGAGTGTCTTGAGGAAGAGGAAATAGCAGAGGACACTGGAGCCGAAGCGGCCGCCGATCTGCTTGAGGGAGTAGTGCCAGGGCTCCGcggcagggagcagggagaggagccTGTACCAGAGGCCTCGACAGCCCTGGGGAGAGGGAGCACAGGGGGAGCACCGGGGCCAGAGCCTGTGCCGgagcccccagcagctgctgtgcagccctgTACCCCAGCCTTACGAGGACGATGCAGCCCCTGGACCATCcacagggagaggagggggccCGGTTCTGCATGTGCTGCCTCGGGGGGCTCGTCTgcctgctcagctcctgcctgcccagcagagaGGGGTGTCAGAGGGTGACAAGGGTGCCGGGACGACTTCGGCTGTGGAAGCCCTGCCTGGCCGGGGCCAGCAGGACAAGACCTACCGGAGGGTGCGTTTCTCTGCCAGGCTGAGGGGCACGCTGAGCAGCATGTGGCTGCGCTGGCTAGGCGAGAGgctcagcagctccttcacCAGCAGGTTCCGCTTCTCTGGGGGCACAAGGGGCTCAGGACATGGACACAGCATGCCCATCCTGAACCCAGAGCGAGGACAGTGCCAGCACCGCCCGCCTCACTCCCGAGGACCCTCACCTTCCAGCGTGGCCCTGGCCGGGTCAGTCTCCAGGTCGTACTGCCGCAAACTGGGCCGTGCTGCgcggcagagctgctgcaggggtGGGCGGCTGCTCCGGCGCCGCAGCCGGGTTGTGCGGTTGTAGTACTGGGAGATGATCGCCCCGCGGCTGCGCCCTGTGGgtgggagcagggcaggagggtgGGCGCCATGGCAGAGCAAGGCAGACGGGAGAGCTTTGCCGAGGGGCTCCTGGGCCTGGGGAAGGGCGGGTGGCACCTACCGATGGTGCGGCTGGGCATGCTGGCGAGGATCCGCAAAGTGGTGGAGGAGTAGCCGGGGTGCTGTtcaccctgcccaggctcctgCCAGGCTGCGGCACCGGCATCCGGCGGGGCCAGGTGGGCTGGGTGCTCTGGGAGAATGAGCACAGGGTGCAGAGTGGTGAGAGCCAGAGCACCCACAGCTCCCGTCCTCACAGCCCCACTGCCCTGGTGTGTGCTCTTCCAGGGGAACCCCCTTCTCCAAGGACGCTCTCTGCGTCCCCAAGGGCAGGtctgccccgctgcctgcactGGCGAAGGTGTCAGCAGCTCCTACAAGGGCTTTGGCTGCAGCCTTGGCACAAGTCCTGCTGGCCCAGGCAGGGTCTGGGTCAGTGGATGGTCCTGGGCACACATGCTGTCCCCGTCCCACCCCCCTGGCTGCGTCTGCAGCACTTTACCTCTGCCCCTCGCCTGCATCTCCAGCTCCACACTGGCCTCTAccaagctgctctgctcctggatGAGCTGGTGGAAGGAGGTGTGCAGGGCTCCTTCGTTATCCGGGCTCGGCTcctggctgcagggacacagaCCCGCTCACCCGGGGCTGGGCTGGaccctggggcaggggatggagcCCTGGAGAAGCCCGGGCGCCAGCCCCGAGCCCGCCGTGCCGCCCGGTGCCTGCTGCAAGCGCTGCCGTGTCCCGCAGGATCCCGGGGCCGAGCGTgcggggacagggctggggcagaCGCGGTCAGGGCCACACTCACCCATCGCTCTCCGTGTCCTCCGGGACGCGCAGGGTGAAGGAAGGCGGCCGGGACATCGCGCTGCGCCCGAACCGGTCCCGGCGGCCCCGCGCTGCCTCCGACCCGCCGTCCTGCGCGGCGACCGACGGGCGTCAGCAGCCCCGCGCCACCGGCACCCACCGGCACCCGAACCCGCTCCTGGGACGAGGACAGAACCGGAACCGCTGCGTGCGGGGCCCTGGGGAGCGCGTCAGGCGAGACCGTGGGGCTAAACCCGGGTCTAATCCCAGACTAACCCCGGGGCAAACCCGGCCCGGCGGCGCAGCAGGCTGGGAGCTGCGGCGGGGCAGGAAGGAAGGGGCGGGTGAACGGATGGGGGAGGTGGCACAGCCGGAGGCTCCGCCGAGCCGGTCCTGCCCGCGCGGGGCGTTCGcaccgcccccggcccggggcaGCGCCGGAGGAGCGCGCCCGCCCTTCCGGGGCCGGGCCGGAGCCAGCGCGCACCGGCCGGGGGGCCCGAGCGGCTCCCGCGCTCTGCTCGGGAAAGGCGTGGCGGGacccgcagccccggggcggCAAAGGCGGCCCTTCCCATCCCGGGCTCAAACCACACCcggggggtgacactggggcAGAGACTTTTGTACCCTCCCGCCAGCGCCGCCCCGCGGCGAGACCCGCTGTCCCGGTACCAGGACCGGACAGAGACGCGCCTCGGGGCTCATCGTTTCCGCCCGCACCGGGCAGGCGCCGCGGCCCCGTGTTGGGTGCGAAGCCGGCACCGTCCACCGGCGGGGAAGGCGAGGGATTGCGGAGCCCCCAACACAGCCCAGCCCGCCCTCCTACCACCGCCCGGTACCCCCCGCGGAGCCCCCCGTTCAGCTCCGGCCGGGGCTCCCCCGTCCACGGCGCCGCCCGTGTTCCCGGGTGCTCCACTGGGGCCACGCGACCGCGGCACCGGGAGGGCGGGAGGCACCGGGAGGAGCGCCGGGCGCGCGCGGTACGGTCCgccgcggggggggggcggctgCCGGTCTCCCCGCTCTGTGGGGCCGGGCGGCTGCGGAGCGCGGGGACACCGGAGGAGAACCGACGTTGCGCTCGGCGGCCGGGCGGGGGAGACCCGGTCCTGCCGGCCCGAGCACGGCCCGctccgccccggcccgccccgctccggcccGGCCCTCCCCGGGGCGGCGCCGCGCAGGAGcagcggggagcggcggcggctccggcgcGATGGAGGGTGGTGGCGGTGGcggtggtggcggcggcggcggcgcgtACGGGGCGGCCAAGGCCGGCGGCGCCTTCGACCTGGGCCGCTTCGTGCAGCAGCCGCAGGTCCTGGCGCGCATCGCCAGCGCCGTGAGTCGGGGCGGGACGGGACGcggcgggacgggacgggacgggacgggacgggacgggagaGCCTCGCACGGCCCggccttctccttcctcctcctccccccccggcccgggaccccgcggcccggccccgtTCTTCTCCCGCCGCTCCGGGACCCGCactgcccggcccggcctcccctcctgtccctcccTCCCGGTCCCCCCGTCCTGCCCCGGCTGAGCCCTGCCCGGGCcggtgcccccagccccgccgggcaCAGGCAGCCCTGGACGGGGCTCCGGTGTCACCCACCGGACACTTGCTCCCGCCTCTGCAGGTCTTTGCCCTGATCGTCTTCTCCTGCCTGGTCGGGGAGGGCTACACCAACTTGCCCAGCTCCTCCAAGCTCTTTTGTATCTTCAACCGCAACGAGGACGCCTGCCGCTATGGCATCGGTATTGGCGTCCTTGCCTTCCTCGCATGCATCTTCTTCTTCATGGTGGACATCTACTTCCCCCAGATCAGCAACACCACCGACCGCAAGTACCTGGTCCTGGCGGACCTCTGCTTCTCAGGTAccggcagccctgggcagggctgtgccttCTGCGGCTGCTACAATGGCCGCCCTTGTCCCGTGACGTGGCTGCCGGTGCCTGGCGAAGGGAGTCGCTCCCGCCTGGCGTGCTGCCCATGGGCCACGCGCTGCCTGCTGAGAGCTCCGAGGAGCCGCAGGCAGCAGCGCGGGGTGGCTGCGCCGGCTGGGCTCCTGTGCTGGCCGGGCTCCTGTGCTGGCCGCTGGAGGgtctgccctgggcacctgccTGGGAGCCCCTCACACCACCTTCCTCCCATAGGTCTCTGGACGTTCCTGTGGTTCATTGGCTTTTGTTTCTTGACCAACCAGTGGTCCTGGACCCAGGCCGAGGACGTGCACATCGGGGCTGACTCGGCCCGTGCCGCCATCACCTTCAGCTTCTTTTCCATCTTCTCCTGGGTGAGTGAGGCCGCGGTGGAGCCCAGTCCTGCTCCACTTGGGAGGGAGCGCTGGGGGTTCCCAGGGCAGCCCTGACACCACCagcccctcctctccccagggcCTCCTGATCACCTTCGCTTACAAGAGGTACAAGATGGGAGTGGAGGACTTCACTCGCAGCTACATCGACCCCAGCGCAGAGGTTCCGACTCCGTACTCCAGCTACCCCAACATCAGCCATGACAGCTACCAGCAGCCGCCCTTCACCCATACGGCGGAAACCCCGGAGGGTTACCAGCCCCCCCCGGTGTACTGAGCCCCTGCCTGCGGCCCAGCAGGGACGGCTGTTCCCGTGCAATTCTCTGCGGGTGGGACGGGAGGGACCTGCAACTTGATGGGGGAAGGTGTGTGGGGTGGCGGCTGCTGCATGTGAAGGCCACCAGGCTTTGGTGttggggcgcggggggggcctGGTCCTGCCGCTGGGACCCGCAGCTGGGTGTGTGGCGGGTGATTCAGCACGCGGTGGGTGATGTGTGACTGCTGAGCGTGACTCCGGGGAGGGtgggtgtgtggggctgggctcCTGCCACTGGGGAAGCAGCACGGTGGGTGTTTGCACCCTTGGCTCTGGCCCGGCTGTGCCGCTGCGGCCGCTGCCCTGGCCTGTCCTGGCACCGGTGCCTTTCCAGCCCAGCTGAACCTCCCAAGTGCTGGGCAgtccccctcctgcctgcaccgcttcctgcaccttccccgGCTGCTGCCGGGTGAGCTTGATGCCAAAGCCCTGTCCTGACTGTGAACTCCTGTGCTGTGCCTTCCCGCAGCCTGCGctagagctgctggtgctcggATGATGTGGGTTGGGGTCTGCAGGAGCAGCGAGCACTGGGGTCTCAGCAtggccagggctgctccaggggtccctgcaccccacgctgtccccaccAAACGCTGTCCCCGCAGAAGCAATGCCACTGTCCTGTGTCCCAcgggggctgtgctgctggctcaggGGGTGTTTCCTGCTGCTGTACCTGTTGTgaagctgctcccagcagcagcgtGCGGTGTGTGAGCTCtcgctgctggggctgcccttgAGTTTGTCACTGTAGAGATGGAATAAAGTTTTTCACCTGGCCAGCACCTGTCTCTTCTCTGGAGAAGCGAACAgggctcctcctctcctctgagGGCTGGGGGGTCCAGGCGGGGAATtagcagagcagccccagccaaCTGCTGTGCTGCAAACAGCAACTCGTGCTCCGGTCTATTTTTAGGAGagccctcctcctgctcctcacagtCTAGTTTGAGCAGAGCTCCAaccccagcccaggctgctgctgtccGTGATCAGCCTGCACTGTTTGCATGCCCTTAACTGCATGGAAGCCTTTTCAGAGCAGTCTGGTATAAACCACACACAGGCAATTTCATTAAGTTATTTATTAACCTAAACCAGTAGCAGTGCTGCCTTCCCTGTCCCTAAGGGAGAGCCCAGGCCTGGCACTGAAGTGCTTTGAGCACCACAATTGTCATCACTTCAAGGAACAAAGCAGGAGCAGGGGGGTTCAGACAGCTCGTCATGTCCCAGGTGGTGCCTCCTCCCagctgggggtgcaggcagaACTCTGCAAGTTACAGCAGGTGTaacagcacagggacaggccGTGCACAAGCGTCCAGAAGGACAGCTGAGGGCCAGGCTGCTGCTACACGTGTCAGTTGAGAAGTTGTGCCACAGCTCTACGACAAGGATCAGGTTATCTCCTCAGACTGCATTAAAAAAGGAAGTGGCTTTAAAATACTAAGTTATTGTACATTGTCTTAAGAAATCTGGAATTTAGCAACAGTGCACAAGAGATAAAGAAACAGTTGCATTCACGGGCAAGTGAACCAGCCACCAGAGCCAGTCTGTACACGGGCAGAAGAGCAGCCAGGTGGGCGATGGAAGCCCTGCAGCCCAGCTTGCTGTCAGAGTTTTCCAGGACGTGTCAGTGTGGCAGCTTTTCCGTGTCCTGCGAAAAAAACTCACTTTTCGTCAGGCTCCCGCTTCCCTGGCAGCAGGTCCAGTTGATCCCAGTCTTTTCCAGCGCTCGGTGCAGAGGGACAGCTTGGGCTGGCAGGCAGAGCTCAGACAATTAACAGTTTTGCTAAAAGCAGGGGAAGCCACATCTGGTGCCAAGGAGCCGCAGCATTCAGCTTCcttcttcttgtttttccctGTGCGGGAGCCCAGCAGTCAAGAAGCAAAGACCTTCTGGGAAGCAGCCACATCCAGCTGCTTCACCCCCATGGGCACATTCTCCTTGTTTTCTGACCCCGGCTGCTGAGGCCGCTTGCGGAAGTAGCAGGCTCGGCACACAGAGTGATACTTGTCTGCTCCTCCAATCACTTCAACCTGGAAGGAAACCAGGAGCGACTCTGCAGAGCCCAGGCCCCTTGGGGCTCCCTCTGGACCAGCAGGACTGGCGAGATGAAGCGGCTGAAGCGCTTTGTGTTCCAAGGGAACTCacctccctctctgctcccagccGCTTGGTGTAGGAGGCTTCTCGGTAGCACTCCATGCAGACGGCATTCAGCTTCACCACGCTCTCTGCCAGCGGCACCAGGTTCAGGATGCTCCCGAAAGCCTGTGCCAGGACAGCAGGGGATGATCTGTCAGCTGGGTTCCGTGAGGATCCCAAAGTAGCTACTGTATTAAAAGAGTGTTTTACCTTTCTCTGGAAAGTCCCATCGAGAGCAGCAACAATGACGGTTTTCCCAGCATTGGCCATCGTCTCACAGAACTCCACGATGTCTGGGAACTAGGGGAGGAACAGAAACAGCGTtgggggaggaaggggcagCATTTCACTCAGGACCCAGCAGCACAGGCCCAGACAGCAGTACAGCGCACTAGGAAAACCAGATCTCCTGTGAAACAGACTCcagtcccactgtccccagcctgcaggGACTAGGGGAAGTGCTTGACTACACCAGCATGGTCCAGCAGCATCAAACTGCCCAGGGTATTTCTTCCCGCCCCCTCCCGCAGAGGATTCAGACCTCCTTCTCACAGGGTTCTCTGGAGAGGCTGGGCCCCACAGAGCTCTCCAGGGTCTGCCCTGGCCGTGCACTTACAAACTGTCCCTCGTCAATGCCGATGACCGCAGAGCCCAGCGCCTGCTGGTACACGTCCTTGAGGAGACAGGCTGGCAGGGCCTCCATGGTGCTCCTGCGGAAGGGCGAGACGGTGAAACCGGTGAGCCAGGCAGCGCGGCTGGGCCCGCAGGGAGGGTCCTGCCCCGGGGACTCACTTGTCGTGTGTGGAGACGCCGGCGGTGCCGTAGCGCGTGTCCTTGGCGTACTTCACCAGCAGGCACCGGTACTGGGCGAGCTGGAACCGCCGCACCCGCCGCATCAGCTCCGTGCTGCAACAGACGGCCGTGAGCGGCCCCGGGCACGGCCCaaccccggcccggcccgcgctccgccccccgccccgggcctACCTCTTCCCAGAGAACATGGGCCCGAAGATCACCTGGGGGCAGAACCGCGGGGGTCAGCGGGCGAGAGCGCGGCTGGGCGGGGGCACCACGCAGGCAGCCCCGGgcgccggcccccgccccgcacaGCCCGGACACCCCGGTACCGGCCCCGCCGACTCCCCGGCGCCGGCCCCACGGGCTCTGAGCGCCGCCCACGGCCGGTGCCGGCCCGTACCTGGATCTGCCCGCGCGGGCGGCTGGGCGAGCCGGGGTGGACACCGGGCACCGTCAGGCAGTTCATGGCTGCACCGGCGGACTGACTGCCCGCGCGCGCGCCCCTGCACCCCGGCGCCGCGCCAGCCAATCCAGAGAGGCCTCACGCCCACGCGCCGCCGCGCCAGCCAATCGGAGGAGGGTTCGAGCCATCTCGCGGCCGCGCCGGCCAATGGGCACACAGGCGcgaaaattcttttttcttttcgcGCATCTGCGCTCCGGCCCGCGCCGCCTTCCCGGCGTGCACCGCGCTCCCGCCCGGTGTTCCCaacccggccccgccccccgggctACCAATGGGAGCGGGCCGGCCCCGCCCAGTGCCCCGCCCAGTGCCCCGCCCTCCGGGCGGCCAATGGGAgcgggccggccccgcccccgggccccgcccctgGGCCCCATCCCCGGGCGGGCAGAGGGCGCGGGACAGAGATCAGGATCGGGACCGGGATCGGGATCGGGACCGGGATCGGGACAGAGATCGGGATCGGGACCGGGATCGGGATCAGGACCGGGATCGGGATCGGGATCGGGACCGGCCCGGCCGCAGCATGGGCGGGTGGCGGGACATGCCCGCGGAGGTAGGGCCCGGGGCGGCCGGGTGCGTTTCTCCCGTCGCCGCCGCCCGCTGCAGCCGGTGCCGCCCGCAGGCGCTGGAGGAGCAGTACTCGCCCAGCCGCTGGTCCCCCCGCCTGGGCAGCGACACCGTCATCCAGGCCCACACGGCGGCCACGGCGGCAGGTGAGgagcgggcggggccggggccgccgctcggtgtcccagccccggccccgcgggacGTGCCCCTCCCGCCGCAGGAACCCGGCGGGCCCGGGCCAGCACCCAGACCGCGCTGCACGTCCCCTACGGCGACGGGGACGGGGAGAAGCTGGACATCTACCTTCCCCCGGACCCCGCGGGCAGTAGGTGctgggcgggcgggggggcgggcaggggccgTGTTCCCCCGCTTAGCCCGGGCTGTGCTCGCAGCCTTCCCGGTCCTGCTCTACATCCACGGCGGATACTGGCAATGCCTGAGGTGAGCGGGGCTGTCAGTGGGGGGATCCCTTGGGAAGGGACCCCCCGGCTCGCTCTTCCCGCCCCCCTTCTCATGACCCCCGGCCCTGCTCGGGGTGCTCTGGGTGCTCCCAGGctggcccagcagagcccagcccgCAGCCTGGCTGCTTCTGTCTCCACAGTAAAGAGGAGTCGGGATTCGCAGCCCCCCCGCTGGTGTCGCAGGGCGTGGCGCTGGTGGCCGTGGGGTACGACACGGCCCCCCGAGGTAGGTGCTGCCCAGCGGGGGCTGTGGCCACCCGCACTGGCCCGGTGCCCGCCCGACTCTGCCCTCTGTGCAGGCCACATGGACACCATGGTGCTGCAGGTGCGGCGCAGCGTCGTCTTCCTGGTGAAGCGGTTCCCCGCGACCAGGTGGGCACCACGCAGCTCCCGGGGTCCCCTCTGACCCCACGACAGCCGCTGTGGGGCCTCCACGGGAAACTGCGCCCGTGTCGTTCCTGGGTGGTTTGGTGCATGGAGGTGGCTGCGGCAGCAACAGGAGGGGGCGAGCGAGCCCTGTGCTGTGACGCTGTGACACAGGCTTCGTGTCCTCGGTCCAAGCATTGGGCAGTGCCTGTGTCCGTGTTCCCTTGTCACTGCACCAGGTGTCAGTCGATGGGCTGGGAAACATGTTTGAGCTGCTGCATTTGGGCTGCAGCGTTTACGGCTGCACCGTCTCCTCCGCGCAGAGTGGGATGTCCTGAGGCAGCAGCCACCATCACTCCCTGTGCTGGCTCATGGCTCCTTCTCTCCAGAGGCGTTTACCTGTGTGGACACTCGGCAGGGGCCCACCTGGCAGCTATGGTGCTGTCCACAGACTGGACGGAATACGGAGTGGTGCCGGATATCAAAGGTAGCACCGCCGTGTCCAGGTGCAGGGCCTGAAGGGGAACTGGTGTCTGCACCTGGGACGAggctgtctctgctgctgtgggggCTGCACGGCTGTAGAGCCAAGGACGTGAggtgccccaggcagctgcagcccagaggcACTGGGAGTGCTGGACTCTGGACTCCCAGACAAGCTGCCCCTGGGTGTGCGTGTCCTGCGCCCGCCAGCTGTGCACCGAGGCCTGGGGATGTGGGCACAAGGAGAATTCctgggtgcagggctgtgcGGGTGCGGGAGCCGCAGGGCCCCTCAGCACCGGTGATTCTGcccccaggagctgtgctggtgaGCGGTGTGTATGACCTGGAGCCCATCATGCACACCTACGTGAACGATGCGCTGAACATGAGCCGGTGAGCCCCACGCTGCGGAGACAGCGGCTGCAGAGCACCAGCggctctgcccctgcctgcaccccctgcctgcGCTGCTGGCACCACCTGCCCCTGACCCAGAGCACGGCCAAGGACACGGGTGCTCGGCGGGCAAAGCTGTAGCAAGGATCCGAGTCAGCTGCCACCGTGGTGTCCTCAGGGAGGTCGCCTGCAGGAACAGCCCCCTGCTCTGCGTGCCCCCCGCAGCGCCCGCAGGCTGTGAGGTGCTGGTGGCCGTGGCCCAGCACGACTCCCCGGAGTTCCGCCGGCAGTCGCAGGAGTATGGGCAGGTGAGGCCCCAGCACCGCTCCGACCTGCTGAGCTGGGATGTGGAGCTCATATGCTGTATGTACGATTCTGTGACCgaagcagcatttctgctgctgcaggggtgGCAGGTGGGGGTTGGGGTCCCTCCCACCAGCGCTGCTCTCCCCACAGGCCCTGCGCGCAGCCGGCTGGTCTGTCTCCATGCTGGATCTTGCTGGCGTGGATCACTTTGACATCGTTGAGAAGCTGTCGGAGGACAGCTATGTCCTCACACAGGTAGGGGAGGAGCTCCCGTCCTCCCTTTGCTCTGTGTGCAGCCCAGACCAGCACAGGACAGCTGTGCTGAGGCGGCTGCGGGGCTGGCAGGCACCTCACAGGGCTTGGTTCCTCATCTC
This window encodes:
- the TMC6 gene encoding transmembrane channel-like protein 6 isoform X1, with translation MSRPPSFTLRVPEDTESDGQEPSPDNEGALHTSFHQLIQEQSSLVEASVELEMQARGREHPAHLAPPDAGAAAWQEPGQGEQHPGYSSTTLRILASMPSRTIGRSRGAIISQYYNRTTRLRRRSSRPPLQQLCRAARPSLRQYDLETDPARATLEEKRNLLVKELLSLSPSQRSHMLLSVPLSLAEKRTLRQELSRQTSPPRQHMQNRAPSSPCGWSRGCIVLGCRGLWYRLLSLLPAAEPWHYSLKQIGGRFGSSVLCYFLFLKTLLMFNIFSFLILLVFVIALQAAYPPASASPPPFTGLELLTGAGYFTHSLLYYGYYSNVTLNDACASSLNSSTCPVAAPPLPYNIPLAYIFSVGVSFLVTCVLLVYSVSHSFGESYRVGSSAADLAVKVFCAWDFKVIQRRSVSLQCENICTQLKELLAEQRSRSRSRSLCQCLGHCAVLLLAWALSLGTVLGCVLAVHHFSQHMHTVQQELRVQGGSWLQQEAVLLVLPLAVSLLNTLLPHLYTLLALWERQDSPAVQVYVAICRNLILKTVVLGLLCYQWLSRRVVCSMEECWETCVGQDLYRFMVMDLMFTLLDTLFRELLWRLILEKRLKREQKPEFDIARNVLELIYGQTLTWLGVLFAPFLPAVQTLKLLLLFYIKKSSLMRNCQAPSTPWQASRMSTIFITLLCFPSFLGAAVFLSYTIWAVRPSETCGPFRGLETIYKSGQTWVQVLEKSNPNMTWFAWVHQHLVENSFLLFFVSGVLLAVIYFNVQVVRGQRRIIRLLKEQIANEGEDKIFLIQKLHSVYEQRDRCS
- the SYNGR2 gene encoding synaptogyrin-2, with amino-acid sequence MEGGGGGGGGGGGGAYGAAKAGGAFDLGRFVQQPQVLARIASAVFALIVFSCLVGEGYTNLPSSSKLFCIFNRNEDACRYGIGIGVLAFLACIFFFMVDIYFPQISNTTDRKYLVLADLCFSGLWTFLWFIGFCFLTNQWSWTQAEDVHIGADSARAAITFSFFSIFSWGLLITFAYKRYKMGVEDFTRSYIDPSAEVPTPYSSYPNISHDSYQQPPFTHTAETPEGYQPPPVY
- the TMC6 gene encoding transmembrane channel-like protein 6 isoform X2; protein product: MQARGREHPAHLAPPDAGAAAWQEPGQGEQHPGYSSTTLRILASMPSRTIGRSRGAIISQYYNRTTRLRRRSSRPPLQQLCRAARPSLRQYDLETDPARATLEEKRNLLVKELLSLSPSQRSHMLLSVPLSLAEKRTLRQELSRQTSPPRQHMQNRAPSSPCGWSRGCIVLGCRGLWYRLLSLLPAAEPWHYSLKQIGGRFGSSVLCYFLFLKTLLMFNIFSFLILLVFVIALQAAYPPASASPPPFTGLELLTGAGYFTHSLLYYGYYSNVTLNDACASSLNSSTCPVAAPPLPYNIPLAYIFSVGVSFLVTCVLLVYSVSHSFGESYRVGSSAADLAVKVFCAWDFKVIQRRSVSLQCENICTQLKELLAEQRSRSRSRSLCQCLGHCAVLLLAWALSLGTVLGCVLAVHHFSQHMHTVQQELRVQGGSWLQQEAVLLVLPLAVSLLNTLLPHLYTLLALWERQDSPAVQVYVAICRNLILKTVVLGLLCYQWLSRRVVCSMEECWETCVGQDLYRFMVMDLMFTLLDTLFRELLWRLILEKRLKREQKPEFDIARNVLELIYGQTLTWLGVLFAPFLPAVQTLKLLLLFYIKKSSLMRNCQAPSTPWQASRMSTIFITLLCFPSFLGAAVFLSYTIWAVRPSETCGPFRGLETIYKSGQTWVQVLEKSNPNMTWFAWVHQHLVENSFLLFFVSGVLLAVIYFNVQVVRGQRRIIRLLKEQIANEGEDKIFLIQKLHSVYEQRDRCS
- the TK1 gene encoding thymidine kinase, cytosolic — translated: MNCLTVPGVHPGSPSRPRGQIQVIFGPMFSGKSTELMRRVRRFQLAQYRCLLVKYAKDTRYGTAGVSTHDKSTMEALPACLLKDVYQQALGSAVIGIDEGQFFPDIVEFCETMANAGKTVIVAALDGTFQRKAFGSILNLVPLAESVVKLNAVCMECYREASYTKRLGAEREVEVIGGADKYHSVCRACYFRKRPQQPGSENKENVPMGVKQLDVAASQKVFAS
- the AFMID gene encoding kynurenine formamidase isoform X2 produces the protein MGGWRDMPAEALEEQYSPSRWSPRLGSDTVIQAHTAATAAGTRRARASTQTALHVPYGDGDGEKLDIYLPPDPAGTFPVLLYIHGGYWQCLSKEESGFAAPPLVSQGVALVAVGYDTAPRGHMDTMVLQVRRSVVFLVKRFPATRGVYLCGHSAGAHLAAMVLSTDWTEYGVVPDIKGAVLVSGVYDLEPIMHTYVNDALNMSREVACRNSPLLCVPPAAPAGCEVLVAVAQHDSPEFRRQSQEYGQALRAAGWSVSMLDLAGVDHFDIVEKLSEDSYVLTQVILNLISRA
- the AFMID gene encoding kynurenine formamidase isoform X1, coding for MGGWRDMPAEVGPGAAGCVSPVAAARCSRCRPQALEEQYSPSRWSPRLGSDTVIQAHTAATAAGTRRARASTQTALHVPYGDGDGEKLDIYLPPDPAGTFPVLLYIHGGYWQCLSKEESGFAAPPLVSQGVALVAVGYDTAPRGHMDTMVLQVRRSVVFLVKRFPATRGVYLCGHSAGAHLAAMVLSTDWTEYGVVPDIKGAVLVSGVYDLEPIMHTYVNDALNMSREVACRNSPLLCVPPAAPAGCEVLVAVAQHDSPEFRRQSQEYGQALRAAGWSVSMLDLAGVDHFDIVEKLSEDSYVLTQVILNLISRA